CAATGTGGAGGTGCGCCCGTTTGCCGAGGCGTGGTGAGGCCCGTGCATGGCGAGCGCGACAGGATGCAGGACCGGTCGTGACCCCGCCAGTGCGGCCGACTCTTCGGCCAGCGGATGAGAGTCGGTTCCGTTACCTTCCCAGGGTTGTCGTGCCTAGTGCGCCAGGCGAAGCCTGGAGGAGGAGGAAGAGATGTAGACGGAGAGGGGAACGCATCTCGGAAACCTTCTGATGGAACCCAGCGGGAGGAAGCCCGCCCGGTAGAGGCTGGCCACCAGCCCGGAACCGCGTGTTGCGTGGTGGCGGAGCGATCCGCCCTGCGAAGCGTACACAGGGGAGTGTGCTGGCCGCGTGATGGAGCCTCGAGAGATAAGACGGTGCGAGCGCCGACGTCGTTAGGAAGGACGGAAGGCCGTGTCGACACGTCGTGAAGGGCCAGGCGTGACGAGCTCGCCGGGGTCGAAGAGCGGGGCATGTACGCACAAGGGTTCTCCAGGAACCTGGGAGGCCTGATCGTCTCCGCGTCATCGAGTCGGGATGGGCGCCCGATCGAACAGCCCAGGCCCGGAGGCCGCGCACTCGCGGCTCCGAGGAGCGAAGTCCGAGTGCAGGCGCGGTACGGTCGCGTGAAGGGAACGAAGCGCGGCGGGACGGGCGAACAGGCGTCGGAGCATTCCGTAGTACCGAGGAAGCGGGGGAACGCACCCGAGCGGACCCCGTGGAGGGAAGGGGATGCCGGAACATGGACCCGATGGAGGGACAGATGACGGAGGCGCCGACTTCCGAGCCCATCTCCACGCAACTCCATCGGATGGCGACACGAGCGAGGGAGATGCCCGGAGTGGCACTCGGGACCCTCGCGCAGTTCATCGACATCGCGTTCTTGCGCGAGGCGCATCGGCGTACGCGCAAGGACGGGGCCGTGGGTGTCGATCGGCAGACCGCCGACGACTACGCCTCGGACCTGGAGGGGAATCTTCAGAGCCTCCTGGATCGAGCGAAGTCCGGGACCTACCGGGCGCCGCCGGTCCGACGGGTCCACATTCCGAAGGGTGATGGCTCCGAGCGTCGCCCGATCGGGATTCCCACCGTCGAGGATAAGATTTTGCAGCGCGCCGTCACGATGGTGGCGGAGGCCGTGTACGAGACGGAGTTTCTGGAGTGCTCGTACGGGTTTCGGCCGAGACGATCGGCCCATCAGGCACTGCAGGTCTCGTGCGGGTAGCCGCTCCCGATTGGTCTCGGAGGCGGGCCGGAGGACAAACATCGGGCTGGACAGGAACGGATCGGGCGTTGTATGCCCCGCGTAAGCCGGGGGAGGAGGGGAAGGCGTCGGGTCAGCGTCTGATATTGGGACGCTCTGTCAACGTTCGAGACTTGTCGCGCCTACGGCCCCCCGACGGGACCGGGATAACCGTCCCGCCGGATTCCGGCAGGGGGAACGTCATGATGGCTCGATTGCTGGCGGTGGCCTTGGCGATCGGCGTGGCGGCGGCGTCGGCCGATGCGGCCGGGCTCTGCGGCTACGCGTACAACTTCGCGAACGAGGCGCAGGCGAAGGTGCGGCTCAAACGCTACCACGCCGGCGAGGGCACGGTCGACGCTCGCCTCGTCTGCACGAAGTGGAAGACGATCTGCAACGGCAAGGCGGGAGCGATCCATGCGCGGCAGGACACCGAGTCCGGGTTCGTGCCGGTCCTGCACGGCACGCTCAGCTACGGGAAGCGGCTCACGTGCGGCGGCTTCTGCCAGATCGACGGGGCGGTCGAGGCGCCGAACATGCTCTTCTGCCAGTTCAACTGCCCGCCCGGCAAGGACGTGATCACGCAGGTGAGCTTCACCGTCGGGCCCCACGTGTGTCAGTGACCCGCCCGAGCAGTTGATCGACGGCCAAGACCGTGCCGCCGCGCTTCCCGGATGCTATCACCGGGCATGCGACAGGGCCTGTCGGTGCTCGCGGGGTTGGCGCTCGTCGCCACGGCCGCCGGGCCGTAGTCGCCATAAGCCTGGGAACAGCGACATAAGCCTCCCTATCGGACGCTGCGCCCCTACCCTTCCCCCTCAGCCCCCGGCTCGCGCGGCGACGCTGCGCTCGCGCATGCGGAAGGAACGGCCGAGGCTGCCGTCGGCCACGTCGCCCATGAACGCGGCGTATTGCGCGCTGAGCGGCTGATCGAGCCGCAGTGCACGCCGCAGCGCGGCGCGATCCCCCGGCGCGGCCCGGTCGCCGAGGATCGCATCGATCGGATCCCCCGGAATCAAATGCACCAGCAAGAACACCAGCGTGATCACGCCCCACACGGTCGCGAGCGCACGCAGCACGCGCAGCAACAGGTAGCGTGGAAAGCCCTTGCCCATCCGGCGCGCGCGAGTGTACCAGTGCGGCGCGTGACCATCACGTCGTATTGTCTCATTGCGGGCGCCGCGCACCCGAAATGCAAGTGGTCTCCGCAAAACCGCCTTCCTGATCCCTCATGAGCACCTTGTCCGACGTCCAAGCTCTCTACGGCAGCGTGCAGGACACGTGGACCAAGAGCCAAGCGCACGTGATCGCCCACGTTGTCTTAGCTGGCGTGGTGTTCGGCGTCTGCGGGGCAACGATCCCAGAACTTCGAATCGAGCCGGATGCGCTCAAGGCAGTCTTGAACAGCGAATGGTACAAGCTGACCAAGGATACGGGGGTGGTCTATGCATTCCTCGTTGTCCCGGTCGTGCTGCTTGCCGCATATGCGGGGCTGCTTCGGGCTGGCGGACAGCTCGTCGTCGCAGTTGTCATGGTGGTGTTCTCCCCGTCACGGCGCGCGAATCCCTATCGTCTGCTTACGCCGTGGGCGCTCGAGCCCCTCGCACTCTACGTCGAGAACAGCGATTTCAGTCTGAGTGAACTGCAGACCAAGTCATCCGAGCCGATGTTGAAGTATCAATCTCATGTCGGGGCGCTGACGGCCGCGAACCCGACCGGACCGTGGGTCGTGGCGTCGAAGCGGTCGCCGAGGCGTAGTCCCCAGCCCGGGGACTCGTGGCGATTGATGTTCCGGACCTGTCGAAGTTGCTCGCCGATGGTGATCTCGCCACCCATGGTGAGCGCCGTCGGCTCGATGCCGTCGAGAATCGCCGCCTCGGCCCCGGGCGTCGTGCCGAACTCGCGAAGCGCGAGCAGAAAGTACGCGTTCGTCATCGGCAGTCTGTCGGTCCAGATCGGCAGGTGTCACCAAATGACCGGTCGTTGGCGAGCCATACCCTTCCCGCAGGCGGGGTTGCAATGGAACGGTCGATGCGCGGCCGGTCGCGATAGAGGAGAATGGCGTCATGAGTGACATCACCGGTGGAGAGCTCCTCGCTCGCTGCCTCGCGAACGAAGGCATACGATTCATGTTCGGCCTTCCCTGTCCCGAGGTGGATCCGCTTCTCGCGAGCCTCGAGCCCCATGGCCTCAGGCTGGTCCCGATCCGTCACGAGGCGGCGGCCGTGCACATGGCCGAAGGACTCTACAAGACGACCGGCCAGGTCGCCGCCGTGCTCGGCAATCCCGGTCCGGGCTCGGCGAACCTACTGCCGGGCGTGATCACGGCGCGCCACGAGGGCGTGCCGGTCGTCGTGATCACGGCGCAGCACCGCCTCGGCATCGTCTACCCGTCGCCCCCGTCGACCTTTCAGGGACAGGACCAGCTCGACGTCTTCCGTCCGACCGTCAAGTGGGGCGGGCCGATCTTCGAGTGGGGCCGCATCCCGGAGGTGACGGCGCTCGCGTTTCGCGAGATGTGGTGCGGGCGTCCGGGTCCGGTGCACCTCGAGGTCCCGGCTCCCGTCATGTACGCGCTCGGCGATCCGGCGGGCGTGCGCATCGTACCCCCGGCGCGCTCGCGCGCGGCATTGCCGCAGGCTTCCGATGCGGAGCTGCGGGCCGCCGCGAGACTGCTCTCCGCGGCGCGGCGTCCAGTTATCGTCGCCGGATCCGGCGTCGATCGGGCCGGCGCCAACGGCGCGCTCCGCGAGATCGTCGACCTCCTGCGCTGCCCGGTCATCACCACGATGGCGGGACGCTCGAGCTTCCCCATAGACCACCCGAGCCGGCTCCACGGCTATGGCCCCGGCGCCGATCTCGCGCGCCAGGAGGCCGACGTCGTGCTCGTGCTGGGATCGCGGCTCGGCAATCTGGATCTCCCCTACGACAAGTACTGGGGTGATCCGGCACGCCAGAAGGTCGTGCAGATCGATGCGGATCCACGCAACATCGGCGTCACCCGCCCGCTCGCGATGGCGATCGTCGCCGACCTCGCGACTGCCGCACCGGGTCTCACCGACGCGCTTCGCGCGCTCGGGGCGACGGCGGGCGATGCCCGAGACCTCGCCCGCTACCGCGAAGTAGAGGCACGCTGGCGTGACGCGGCGTTCGCCGCCGTCGCGGCCTGGTCGGGGCCCGGCATCCATCCCGCCCATGCGATGCAGATCATCGGCGAGGTGTTCGGCCGCGACGCCGTCTACGTGACCGACGGCGGCAACACGTCGCTCTGGGCCCACAACTGCCTCCCACCGACCGGGCCGCGCTCGTACCACAGCATCCTCGAGCTCGGCATGCTCGGTACCGGCATCCCGTCGGCGATCGGCGCCAAGCTCGGCGCGCCCGATCGTAAGGTCGTCTGCGTGACCGGCGACGGCGCCGCCGGCTTCCATTTCATGGAGATGCAGAGCGCGGCGCGCGAGAACCTCGCGCTCACGACCATCGTGTTCGCCGAGGGCTCGTGGACGATGGAGGAGCCGAACGAGCGCATGCTCTACGGCAAGACTTTCGGCACCGCCATGGGCACCGTCCGCTGGGACAAGGTCGCCGAGGGGCTCGGCTGTCGGGCCGCCTACGTCGACGAGCTCGACTACCTCCGTCCTGCCCTCGATGAGGCCCGCTCGCACGCCGGTCCGAGCGTGGTCTGCATCAAGAGCGACCGCGACGCCAATCTGTCGCTGCCGCAGGACATGATCGCGCGCTTCTTCGAGGTCTACCAGGGACCCGCCGCATGACGCCGCACCGCCACTCGCGTGAGTCCCTCCTGATCGTCGGCAGCGAAACCAAGACGCTCGCCGAATCGCTCCGGGACGAGCGCCGGGCGGTCCACGCGACCTGGGACACCCCCGATCAGCGCGCGGGTATCGGCGCATTCCTCCAGAAGCGTCAGCCGATCTTCAACCGATCACTCACGCAGTCGTGAGCCGCACGTGAGGATCCTGCGCACTCCCGAATCGCGCTTCGCGAACCTGCCCGACTACGGGTTCGCACCACACTACTATCCGATCACGCCCGAGCTGCGCCTGCACTATGTCGACGAGGGCCCGCGGGAGGCACCGCCAGTGCTGATGCTGCATGGCGAGCCGACGTGGTCGTACCTGTACCGCCACATGATTCCCCCCGTCGCCGGCGCGGGTCTGCGCGCGCTGGCGCCGGATCTGATCGGCTTCGGCAAATCCGACAAGCCAGCCGCGCGCGAGGACTATAGCTATGCTGGGCAGGTGGCCTGGATCCGCGACTGGATCGAGGCGCTGGACCTGCGCGACATCACGCTGGTGTGCCAGGACTGGGGCTCGCTGATCGGTCTTCGCCTGGCGGCCGAGAGCCCCGAACGCTTCGCGCGCATCCTGCTGGGCAACGGCGGCTTGCCGACCGAGCACACGCGCATCTCCGGCGCCTTCCACGTCTGGCGCGCGTTCTCGCGTTGGAGTCCGGTGTTTCCGATCGGTTGGATCGTGCAGGGCGGGACGCGACGCTGGCTCACGGCGCCCGAGCGCGCCGCGTACGACGCGCCTTTCCCGAGCGCAGAATACAAGGCCGCGGCGCGCGTCTACCCGTCGCTGGTGCCGGTGTCGAGCTACAGCCCCGAGGGCAGCGCCGACAACGAACGCGCGTGGGGCGTCTTCGAGCGCTGGACCCAGCCGTTCATCTGCTGCTTCAGCGACGGCGACCCCATCACCCGCGGTCTGGACCTCGCGTTCCGCGAGCGCGTGCCGGGTGCCCGCGGCCAGCCGCACACCACGCTCCATGGCGGGCACTTCCTGCAGGAAGACGACCCGGCGAATTTCGCGCGGCTGATCGTCGAGGTCTGCCGGGCCACAGCTTGAGCCCCGTTCCGGCGGCCGAAGCGGCGAACTCCCCCCGGCTCGACATCACCGGGGTGGCCCGGCCCCCAACGCGATCTCGGGCCGTTGCGTCGGTTGAACCGGCACGGGCGCGCGCGGCGCCGGGCCGCCGATACGATCCCGATCGGCGGCAGCTCTGGTGGCAGCCGAGCGATGAAGTCGCGCGATGATCCACTCCTGGTAGTCGAGCGCGCGATGCGCGATGCCCATGTGGATCACCGACGAGAGGTACAGGCCGCCCATGAACCAGCAGACCAAGAAGTAGACCGCGCCGACCACCAGGCCGCCGAGCGCTCCGATGTGCGGCGGCGCGTAAGCCATGCAGGCGAGGGCATACAGCGCAACGATCGAGTAGCCGACCGCGTTGTAGATCTTCATGTCGCGTCAATTGCCGAAGTCGATCGGCAGGTTCAAGGGACGGCGGCAGAACATCATGCGCTGCCACTCGACGAGATCCTCGCGATAGCGGGCCGGGCGGCAGGAACTCGAGTGCCGCATCGACCACGCCGCGCTGCTCGGCGAGCGCGAGGTAGAGGGCATCCATCTTCCGGACGATGGCCGCGAGCCGCCGGGCGGCGCGGCGCGTTGGCCGCGTCGATGCCGTGCGCGGGTCGGGAAGCGTGGCGCCCAGGACCGCACCAGTCGACGCAGATGACGTCGATCGTCGTGGGGCTCTGCGTGTCGGCCGATGACCGCCGCTCCGAGCGCTGCTCGAACGCGACCGCTTTTCGAGGTGGAGCCCCTCGGTTCTTCCCATTGAACTGAACCCGAGACCACGCCCATGTTGCGCTCGGCGGGCTCGTTGCTTCGGGCTGACGCCGACCGCCGCCGAGCATCTCTGCGTTCACCTTGACCGGGAATGACGAGCCGAGGGAGGATCGATCGGCGAGGTGACCGATGCGCGATGGCAACCCACAACCATACGTCTTCGGCCATTCGGAGCGGGAGATCGAGCGCCTCAAGGTGCAGGCCCGGCTCATCGATCCGATTACGCGACGATTCTTCGCCGAAGCCGGGATCGCCCCCGGGATGCGCGTGCTCGACATCGGCAGCGGTGCCGGTGACGTCGCGTTCCTCGCCGCGAGCATGGTCGGGAAGGAGGGTGAGGTCGTCGGCGTCGATCGGGTGCCCGCGGCGCTCGAGACGGCCAGGGTGCGCGCTGCCGAGCGCTCGCTGGGAAACGTGACCTTCCGCGAGGGCGATCCCGCCGATCTGTCCTTCGAGCGGCCGTTCGACGCTGTCCTCGGTCGCTACGTCCTGCAGTTCCAGCCCGATCCGGCGGCGATGCTTCGGAAGGTGGCGCGTCACGTGCGGCCCGGCGGCGTCGTCGTGTTCCACGAGATCGACTGGGGCGGTCTCGGGTCATTCCCGCCGGCGCCGACCTTCGAACGCTGCTGCCGATGGGGCGTCGAGACGCTCAGCCGGAACGGCACAGAGACCCGGATGGGCATGAAGCTGCACGCGGCGTTCGTCGCCGCAGGGCTGCCGCAGCCCCGAATGCGGCTCGAGGCGCTCATTGGAGGTGCAGACGGCTCCGATGTCCTGCGCCTGGTGGCGGACCTCGTCGCGACGCTGCTTCCCGAGATGGAGCGCCTAGGCCTGACGACGGCCGCCACAGTCGGCGTCGACACCTTGGTAGAGCGCATGCGAGAAGAAGGCGCGGCGACCTCTACCGTCTTCGTCGGACAGAACCAGGTCGCTGCCTGGTCCAGAACGCAGGAGCGCTGAGAGCACGGCGACGGATTGTCGTGCCGGGCATTTGCGGCGGACACGGTACGAAATCGACGCCGATGCTCATCCGTACCGGTTCAGCGGCGATCGGTGCAGGGCCAGGGCCTGTACCGACGTGCACATCATCAGCGCCGCCACGATCAGGAGGCCGGCCGCGAAGCTACCGGTTTCCTCGTGCACGCTCCCTATCAGGTAGGGCCCGATGAACCCGCCGAGATTCGCAATCGAGTTGATGAGGCCGATCGCGCCTGCCGCCGCGGTGCCGCTCAGAAATGTCGTCGGCAGCGCCCACGCGATCGGGTTGCCGCTCAGGATGCCCGCGGCTGCCAGCGACAACGCGAGGACGCCCGAGACCGGTGAACGCGCGTAGGCGCTGAATGCCATCCCGGCCGCTCCCACCGCGATCGCTACGGCGATGTGCAGACAGCGCTCTCCGGTGCGATCCGAATGCGAACCGACCACCACCATCGTAGCGGCAGCCGTCACGTACGGAATCGCGGAGATCACCGCCACCTCGACGTTGCCGAGACCTGTGAATCCTTGCACGAGCTGCGGCAGCCAGAAGCTGATCGTGTAGAGGCCGACGAGCATCGGGAACAACAGGAAGCTGAGCCTCCACACCATCGGGTGGAGAAGCGCCTGCCGAACGGTCGTGTGTCCGCATGTCGACACTCGAGCCGCTTCGGCACGGATGCGGCCCGCGAGACATTCCCGCTCCGCGGGTGACAACCACCGTGCATCCTCCGGCCGATTCGGCAGGGTGCAGAGGACGACGATTCCGAGCACGACCGACGGCAGCCCCTCGCCGAGAAAAATCCACTGCCAGCCGGCAACGCCACCGGCCCCGTCGAGCATGAAGAGCGCGCCGGAGAGTGGACCTCCGACGATTCCCGCAATCGGGATCGCGGTCATGAACCGGGAGACCGCGAATGCACGCCGCTCGGCGGGAAACCAACCGCCCAGGTAGTAGATGATCCCAGGGAAGAAACCCGCTTCGGCGACGCCCAGCAGGAATCGCAGCGCGTAGAAACTCGTCGGAGTCCGCACGAGCGCCATCGCGGCGGAGATGACTCCCCATGTGATCATGATCCTCGCGATCCAGACCCGGGCGCCCATGCGCGCGAGAAGGAGATTGCTCGGTACTTCGAAGAGGAAGTACCCAATGAAGAAGATCCCCGTGCCGAGTCCGTAGACCGCATCTCCGAACCCGAGAGCCTGCTTCATTTGGAGCTGTGCAAAGCCGACGTTGACGCGGTCCAGGAACGCCGCGACGTACAGGACGAACAAGAACGGCAGCAGGCGGCGCGATGCCTTCCGCATTGCGTCAGAGGCGAAATCTTCTTCAGCCGCCCCGACGATTTCCAATGGCAAGCCCGGTTGCGTCGGCGTCACGGGCTTACCAACAAGTTGCGCACCTCACCTCCGACGCGCATGGCGCATGGTTTTTCGCGCGGCCGAGCTGATCTACTGGCGTGTCGGGCGTTTCGAGGATTCGACGTCCTTAGCGAAACTCTGTGACGGTTGCCATAGTCGAGACTCGCGTCTGCCGACCCGCGGTCGTGCGCAATCGGCGATCGACGAGTGGAAGCAAGATGGCTCGCGTTCGGTGCCGCTAGCGGTGCCGGTCGACGCCCGGACCGACTCACTTCGCCTCGCTCGCGACGGAACGACTCTTCAACCGGGAGGCAACCAATGAACCGCAATGCGACGAACCGATCCCGACGCTCTCCTCTGGCCGCGGGAGCTCTCTGGGCGACCCTCGCGAATACGAGCCTGTTGGGCGCGGTCGCCATATCGGCGTCGTCCGCGCAGGCTCCCGCCGCGGCCCACCGCTATTCGGTCAGCTATCACGACGTCGAGGTAGAACGGCCCGCGCTTCCGCCGCGCCTCTCCCGTGACGTGAATGCGGGCGTCCGGATCTGCGCCGACCCGAAACAATCCGCGCCCGGTGCGCCCGCGACCACCGCTCGTCCTAGCACCGCCGCC
This sequence is a window from Candidatus Eisenbacteria bacterium. Protein-coding genes within it:
- a CDS encoding thiamine pyrophosphate-binding protein, encoding MSDITGGELLARCLANEGIRFMFGLPCPEVDPLLASLEPHGLRLVPIRHEAAAVHMAEGLYKTTGQVAAVLGNPGPGSANLLPGVITARHEGVPVVVITAQHRLGIVYPSPPSTFQGQDQLDVFRPTVKWGGPIFEWGRIPEVTALAFREMWCGRPGPVHLEVPAPVMYALGDPAGVRIVPPARSRAALPQASDAELRAAARLLSAARRPVIVAGSGVDRAGANGALREIVDLLRCPVITTMAGRSSFPIDHPSRLHGYGPGADLARQEADVVLVLGSRLGNLDLPYDKYWGDPARQKVVQIDADPRNIGVTRPLAMAIVADLATAAPGLTDALRALGATAGDARDLARYREVEARWRDAAFAAVAAWSGPGIHPAHAMQIIGEVFGRDAVYVTDGGNTSLWAHNCLPPTGPRSYHSILELGMLGTGIPSAIGAKLGAPDRKVVCVTGDGAAGFHFMEMQSAARENLALTTIVFAEGSWTMEEPNERMLYGKTFGTAMGTVRWDKVAEGLGCRAAYVDELDYLRPALDEARSHAGPSVVCIKSDRDANLSLPQDMIARFFEVYQGPAA
- a CDS encoding haloalkane dehalogenase, coding for MRILRTPESRFANLPDYGFAPHYYPITPELRLHYVDEGPREAPPVLMLHGEPTWSYLYRHMIPPVAGAGLRALAPDLIGFGKSDKPAAREDYSYAGQVAWIRDWIEALDLRDITLVCQDWGSLIGLRLAAESPERFARILLGNGGLPTEHTRISGAFHVWRAFSRWSPVFPIGWIVQGGTRRWLTAPERAAYDAPFPSAEYKAAARVYPSLVPVSSYSPEGSADNERAWGVFERWTQPFICCFSDGDPITRGLDLAFRERVPGARGQPHTTLHGGHFLQEDDPANFARLIVEVCRATA
- a CDS encoding class I SAM-dependent methyltransferase, which encodes MRDGNPQPYVFGHSEREIERLKVQARLIDPITRRFFAEAGIAPGMRVLDIGSGAGDVAFLAASMVGKEGEVVGVDRVPAALETARVRAAERSLGNVTFREGDPADLSFERPFDAVLGRYVLQFQPDPAAMLRKVARHVRPGGVVVFHEIDWGGLGSFPPAPTFERCCRWGVETLSRNGTETRMGMKLHAAFVAAGLPQPRMRLEALIGGADGSDVLRLVADLVATLLPEMERLGLTTAATVGVDTLVERMREEGAATSTVFVGQNQVAAWSRTQER
- a CDS encoding MFS transporter; translation: MTPTQPGLPLEIVGAAEEDFASDAMRKASRRLLPFLFVLYVAAFLDRVNVGFAQLQMKQALGFGDAVYGLGTGIFFIGYFLFEVPSNLLLARMGARVWIARIMITWGVISAAMALVRTPTSFYALRFLLGVAEAGFFPGIIYYLGGWFPAERRAFAVSRFMTAIPIAGIVGGPLSGALFMLDGAGGVAGWQWIFLGEGLPSVVLGIVVLCTLPNRPEDARWLSPAERECLAGRIRAEAARVSTCGHTTVRQALLHPMVWRLSFLLFPMLVGLYTISFWLPQLVQGFTGLGNVEVAVISAIPYVTAAATMVVVGSHSDRTGERCLHIAVAIAVGAAGMAFSAYARSPVSGVLALSLAAAGILSGNPIAWALPTTFLSGTAAAGAIGLINSIANLGGFIGPYLIGSVHEETGSFAAGLLIVAALMMCTSVQALALHRSPLNRYG